One genomic segment of Gossypium arboreum isolate Shixiya-1 chromosome 3, ASM2569848v2, whole genome shotgun sequence includes these proteins:
- the LOC108476234 gene encoding helicase-like transcription factor CHR28 isoform X5, protein MASTNPIDISSSDSELEIEDDEDKITSSLRPLPEWAVKHGTNSRGHARLSQTIPSPSQTQISNLNPSNVNNHAQIKIPRHEPNDNVKASTVVIALDDDPEYFTGNGNIGQPWTVNSRIANGFGTDFEKLTSQQALKRTLPPSLQLSGPSSKPYILIDNVSSNLIRDSHGSSNLLAGPRFSNCQGYIGEHYSRGDSNEIMMYGNTSRILPPTLMHGKSVNHTQIAGPDGHAYRAGVSEERFSVNDERMVYQAALEDLNQPKVEATFPDGLLSVPLLRHQKIALDWMLQRETKSVYCMGGILADDQGLGKTISMIALIQMQKYLESKSKSEDPENHKTVALNLDDDNDNDNYNDNNNDTDELEEVKLKGESDDSKSVPEVSTSARAVSKRRLSAGTLVVCPASILRQWARELEDKVPEESKLSVLIYHGGSRTKDPSEFAKYDVVLTTYSIITNEVPKQPIVDDDEIDEKIGERYGLSSEFSINKKRKRASHVGMKMKKGKKGIDSSTIDPSAGALAKPAWFRVILDEAQTIKNHRTQVARACCSLRAKRRWCLSGTPIQNAIDDLYSYFRFLKYEPYSVYTAFCHGIKGSIAKDYVKGYKKLQAILKVVMLRRTKATLIDGEPIIKLPPKSVLMSKVDFTAEERDFYTQLEADSRSQFKAYAAAGTVNQNYANILLMLLRLRQACDHPLLVQGFDSDSIRKSDSVGQVSVEMAKSLPREMLINLVNCLEASAICLVCKDPPDDPVVTMCCHVFCYQCVSEHLTGDDNTCPARGCKEQLGADIVFSRSTLRICIADGHNGSLVHPQFENSVILQDEYSSSKIKTVIEILKSKCLLKNSSLESQSAIGCSETSLSSEQTYTETDHSGIRVVKRTTVYSNSLADRPMKAIVFSQWTRMLDLVEHSLRTHSINYRRLDGTMSLAARDRNVKDFNNDPEVTVMLMSLKAGNLGLNMVAACHVILLDLWWNPTTEDQAIDRAHRIGQTRPVTVTRITIKDTVEDRILSLQEEKRKMVASAFGEDQSGSSATRLTVEDLRYLFMGD, encoded by the exons ATGGCTTCTACAAATCCGATAGACATCAGTTCCTCTGATAGTGAGTTGGAGATAGAAGATGATGAAGACAAAATTACCTCATCTTTAAGGCCTCTTCCTGAATGGGCAGTTAAACATGGTACAAATTCAAGGG GTCATGCTAGGCTGTCTCAAACGATTCCTTCTCCCAGTCAAACACAAATTTCTAATTTAAACCCTTCAAATGTAAATAACCATGCGCAGATAAAAATTCCGAGACATGAGCCCAATGACAATGTTAAAGCCTCAACTGTAGTTATTGCCCTAGATGATGATCCTGAATATTTTACTGGGAATGGGAATATTGGTCAGCCTTGGACTGTTAATTCTCGAATTGCTAATGGTTTTGGTACTGATTTTGAGAAACTGACATCTCAGCAAGCTTTAAAGAGGACTCTTCCTCCTTCTCTTCAATTATCTGGACCAAGTAGCAAACCCTATATTTTAATTGATAATGTGAGCAGCAATCTGATTCGTGATTCTCACGGAAGCTCTAACCTATTGGCTGGCCCTAGGTTTTCCAATTGCCAGGGATATATTGGAGAACATTACAGCAGGGGTGATAGTAATGAAATTATGATGTACGGAAACACTAGTAGGATCCTTCCTCCAACTTTGATGCATGGAAAGTCTGTTAATCATACACAGATTGCTGGTCCTGATGGCCATGCATATCGTGCTGGAGTAAGTGAAGAAAGATTTTCTGTAAATGATGAGAGAATGGTTTACCAAGCAGCACTGGAG GACCTCAACCAACCAAAAGTTGAAGCTACCTTTCCTGACGGTCTTTTGTCTGTTCCTCTTCTCAGACATCAG AAGATTGCATTAGATTGGATGCTTCAGAGAGAAACAAAAAGTGTGTATTGTATGGGTGGAATATTAGCTGATGACCAG GGCCTTGGTAAAACAATCTCGATGATTGCTCTTATACAAATGCAAAAGTATTTAGAGTCCAAGTCAAAATCAGAAGATCCAGAAAATCACAAAACTGTGGCACTGAATTTGGATGATGACAATGATAATGATAATTATaacgataataataatgataCTGATGAGTTGGAAGAAGTGAAGCTGAAGGGAGAATCTGATGATTCCAAGTCAGTTCCGGAAGTGAGTACTTCTGCCAGGGCAGTCAGCAAACGGAGGCTGTCGGCAGGGACATTGGTTGTGTGTCCAGCGAGTATTCTTCGACAGTGGGCCAGGGAGCTGGAAGATAAAGTTCCGGAGGAATCTAAACTTTCTGTCCTCATCTATCATGGGGGTAGCAGAACTAAGGATCCTTCTGAATTTGCCAAGTATGATGTGGTTCTCACTACATATTCAATTATAACCAATGAAGTTCCTAAACAACCTATTGTTGATGATGATGAGATTGATGAAAAAATTGGGGAGAGATATGGATTATCTTCTGAATTTTCAATTAACAAGAAGAGGAAGAGAGCATCTCATGTTGGTATGAAGATGAAAAAGGGTAAGAAAGGAATTGACAGCTCCACTATTGATCCTAGCGCTGGTGCGCTTGCTAAACCAGCTTGGTTTAGGGTGATACTGGATGAAGCCCAAACAATAAAAAATCATCGAACACAAGTTGCTAGAGCCTGCTGCTCTCTTCGAGCCAAGCGTAGGTGGTGCTTATCTGGAACACCTATACAAAATGCTATCGATGATTTATACAGCTATTTCAGGTTCCTGAAATATGAACCATATTCAGTATATACAGCATTTTGCCATGGGATAAAAGGTTCTATAGCTAAAGACTATGTAAAAGGTTACAAGAAGCTGCAAGCTATTCTGAAGGTAGTAATGCTGCGACGCACAAAAG CAACCTTGATTGATGGGGAGCCGATAATTAAGTTGCCGCCAAAGTCAGTTCTCATGTCTAAAGTGGACTTTACAGCTGAGGAGCGGGATTTCTATACCCAGCTGGAAGCCGATTCACGTTCTCAATTTAAG GCATATGCAGCTGCTGGCACGGTGAACCAAAATTATGCAAATATTCTTTTGATGCTTTTGCGCCTTCGTCAGGCTTGTGACCACCCACTCCTTGTCCAAGGATTTGACTCTGACTCCATTCGAAAGTCTGACTCTGTTGGACAAGTTTCTGTGGAAATGGCAAAGTCACTTCCTAGAGAAATGCTGATTAATCTAGTGAACTGCTTGGAAGCTTCGGCCATATGTCTTGTATGCAAA GATCCACCTGATGACCCCGTTGTTACCATGTGTTGTCATGTTTTCTGCTACCAGTGCGTGTCGGAACATCTGACTGGTGATGATAATACATGCCCTGCACGTGGATGTAAAGAACAACTTGGCGCTGATATAGTTTTCTCTAGAAGTACTCTTAGGATCTGTATTGCGGATGGTCATAATGGTAGTCTTGTGCATCCTCAGTTTGAAAATTCAGTGATTTTACAGGATGAGTACAGTTCATCAAAAATCAAGACTGTCATTGAAATTCTTAAGTCAAAATGTTTATTAAAGAATTCAAGTCTGGAATCGCAGAGTGCTATTGGATGCAGTGAAACTTCTTTGTCCTCTGAGCAGACATATACAGAAACTGACCATTCAGGCATTAGAGTTGTAAAGCGCACAACAGTTTATTCCAACTCACTAGCTGACCGACCGATGAAAGCAATTGTTTTCTCACAGTGGACTAGAATGTTAGACTTAGTGGAGCACTCACTACGTACTCATAGTATAAACTATAGGAGGCTTGATGGGACAATGTCTTTAGCAGCGCGAGACAGGAATGTCAAAGATTTCAATAATGACCCTGAG GTTACTGTGATGCTCATGTCGTTAAAAGCTGGAAACCTTGGTTTGAATATGGTTGCTGCATGTCATGTTATCCTTTTGGACCTTTGGTGGAATCCAACTACTGAAGACCAGGCTATTGATCGAGCACATAGAATTGGACAGACTCGTCCTGTTACTGTAACTCGGATCACCATTAAAGATACAGTCGAAGATAGAATATTATCTCTTCAG gaggagaaaagaaaaatggtTGCTTCTGCTTTCGGTGAAGATCAAAGTGGGAGCTCCGCAACTCGATTAACCGTGGAAGATCTCAGATATCTATTTATGGGTGATTAG
- the LOC108476234 gene encoding helicase-like transcription factor CHR28 isoform X4, with translation MASTNPIDISSSDSELEIEDDEDKITSSLRPLPEWAVKHGTNSRGTGHARLSQTIPSPSQTQISNLNPSNVNNHAQIKIPRHEPNDNVKASTVVIALDDDPEYFTGNGNIGQPWTVNSRIANGFGTDFEKLTSQQALKRTLPPSLQLSGPSSKPYILIDNVSSNLIRDSHGSSNLLAGPRFSNCQGYIGEHYSRGDSNEIMMYGNTSRILPPTLMHGKSVNHTQIAGPDGHAYRAGVSEERFSVNDERMVYQAALEDLNQPKVEATFPDGLLSVPLLRHQKIALDWMLQRETKSVYCMGGILADDQGLGKTISMIALIQMQKYLESKSKSEDPENHKTVALNLDDDNDNDNYNDNNNDTDELEEVKLKGESDDSKSVPEVSTSARAVSKRRLSAGTLVVCPASILRQWARELEDKVPEESKLSVLIYHGGSRTKDPSEFAKYDVVLTTYSIITNEVPKQPIVDDDEIDEKIGERYGLSSEFSINKKRKRASHVGMKMKKGKKGIDSSTIDPSAGALAKPAWFRVILDEAQTIKNHRTQVARACCSLRAKRRWCLSGTPIQNAIDDLYSYFRFLKYEPYSVYTAFCHGIKGSIAKDYVKGYKKLQAILKVVMLRRTKATLIDGEPIIKLPPKSVLMSKVDFTAEERDFYTQLEADSRSQFKAYAAAGTVNQNYANILLMLLRLRQACDHPLLVQGFDSDSIRKSDSVGQVSVEMAKSLPREMLINLVNCLEASAICLVCKDPPDDPVVTMCCHVFCYQCVSEHLTGDDNTCPARGCKEQLGADIVFSRSTLRICIADGHNGSLVHPQFENSVILQDEYSSSKIKTVIEILKSKCLLKNSSLESQSAIGCSETSLSSEQTYTETDHSGIRVVKRTTVYSNSLADRPMKAIVFSQWTRMLDLVEHSLRTHSINYRRLDGTMSLAARDRNVKDFNNDPEVTVMLMSLKAGNLGLNMVAACHVILLDLWWNPTTEDQAIDRAHRIGQTRPVTVTRITIKDTVEDRILSLQEEKRKMVASAFGEDQSGSSATRLTVEDLRYLFMGD, from the exons ATGGCTTCTACAAATCCGATAGACATCAGTTCCTCTGATAGTGAGTTGGAGATAGAAGATGATGAAGACAAAATTACCTCATCTTTAAGGCCTCTTCCTGAATGGGCAGTTAAACATGGTACAAATTCAAGGGGTACTG GTCATGCTAGGCTGTCTCAAACGATTCCTTCTCCCAGTCAAACACAAATTTCTAATTTAAACCCTTCAAATGTAAATAACCATGCGCAGATAAAAATTCCGAGACATGAGCCCAATGACAATGTTAAAGCCTCAACTGTAGTTATTGCCCTAGATGATGATCCTGAATATTTTACTGGGAATGGGAATATTGGTCAGCCTTGGACTGTTAATTCTCGAATTGCTAATGGTTTTGGTACTGATTTTGAGAAACTGACATCTCAGCAAGCTTTAAAGAGGACTCTTCCTCCTTCTCTTCAATTATCTGGACCAAGTAGCAAACCCTATATTTTAATTGATAATGTGAGCAGCAATCTGATTCGTGATTCTCACGGAAGCTCTAACCTATTGGCTGGCCCTAGGTTTTCCAATTGCCAGGGATATATTGGAGAACATTACAGCAGGGGTGATAGTAATGAAATTATGATGTACGGAAACACTAGTAGGATCCTTCCTCCAACTTTGATGCATGGAAAGTCTGTTAATCATACACAGATTGCTGGTCCTGATGGCCATGCATATCGTGCTGGAGTAAGTGAAGAAAGATTTTCTGTAAATGATGAGAGAATGGTTTACCAAGCAGCACTGGAG GACCTCAACCAACCAAAAGTTGAAGCTACCTTTCCTGACGGTCTTTTGTCTGTTCCTCTTCTCAGACATCAG AAGATTGCATTAGATTGGATGCTTCAGAGAGAAACAAAAAGTGTGTATTGTATGGGTGGAATATTAGCTGATGACCAG GGCCTTGGTAAAACAATCTCGATGATTGCTCTTATACAAATGCAAAAGTATTTAGAGTCCAAGTCAAAATCAGAAGATCCAGAAAATCACAAAACTGTGGCACTGAATTTGGATGATGACAATGATAATGATAATTATaacgataataataatgataCTGATGAGTTGGAAGAAGTGAAGCTGAAGGGAGAATCTGATGATTCCAAGTCAGTTCCGGAAGTGAGTACTTCTGCCAGGGCAGTCAGCAAACGGAGGCTGTCGGCAGGGACATTGGTTGTGTGTCCAGCGAGTATTCTTCGACAGTGGGCCAGGGAGCTGGAAGATAAAGTTCCGGAGGAATCTAAACTTTCTGTCCTCATCTATCATGGGGGTAGCAGAACTAAGGATCCTTCTGAATTTGCCAAGTATGATGTGGTTCTCACTACATATTCAATTATAACCAATGAAGTTCCTAAACAACCTATTGTTGATGATGATGAGATTGATGAAAAAATTGGGGAGAGATATGGATTATCTTCTGAATTTTCAATTAACAAGAAGAGGAAGAGAGCATCTCATGTTGGTATGAAGATGAAAAAGGGTAAGAAAGGAATTGACAGCTCCACTATTGATCCTAGCGCTGGTGCGCTTGCTAAACCAGCTTGGTTTAGGGTGATACTGGATGAAGCCCAAACAATAAAAAATCATCGAACACAAGTTGCTAGAGCCTGCTGCTCTCTTCGAGCCAAGCGTAGGTGGTGCTTATCTGGAACACCTATACAAAATGCTATCGATGATTTATACAGCTATTTCAGGTTCCTGAAATATGAACCATATTCAGTATATACAGCATTTTGCCATGGGATAAAAGGTTCTATAGCTAAAGACTATGTAAAAGGTTACAAGAAGCTGCAAGCTATTCTGAAGGTAGTAATGCTGCGACGCACAAAAG CAACCTTGATTGATGGGGAGCCGATAATTAAGTTGCCGCCAAAGTCAGTTCTCATGTCTAAAGTGGACTTTACAGCTGAGGAGCGGGATTTCTATACCCAGCTGGAAGCCGATTCACGTTCTCAATTTAAG GCATATGCAGCTGCTGGCACGGTGAACCAAAATTATGCAAATATTCTTTTGATGCTTTTGCGCCTTCGTCAGGCTTGTGACCACCCACTCCTTGTCCAAGGATTTGACTCTGACTCCATTCGAAAGTCTGACTCTGTTGGACAAGTTTCTGTGGAAATGGCAAAGTCACTTCCTAGAGAAATGCTGATTAATCTAGTGAACTGCTTGGAAGCTTCGGCCATATGTCTTGTATGCAAA GATCCACCTGATGACCCCGTTGTTACCATGTGTTGTCATGTTTTCTGCTACCAGTGCGTGTCGGAACATCTGACTGGTGATGATAATACATGCCCTGCACGTGGATGTAAAGAACAACTTGGCGCTGATATAGTTTTCTCTAGAAGTACTCTTAGGATCTGTATTGCGGATGGTCATAATGGTAGTCTTGTGCATCCTCAGTTTGAAAATTCAGTGATTTTACAGGATGAGTACAGTTCATCAAAAATCAAGACTGTCATTGAAATTCTTAAGTCAAAATGTTTATTAAAGAATTCAAGTCTGGAATCGCAGAGTGCTATTGGATGCAGTGAAACTTCTTTGTCCTCTGAGCAGACATATACAGAAACTGACCATTCAGGCATTAGAGTTGTAAAGCGCACAACAGTTTATTCCAACTCACTAGCTGACCGACCGATGAAAGCAATTGTTTTCTCACAGTGGACTAGAATGTTAGACTTAGTGGAGCACTCACTACGTACTCATAGTATAAACTATAGGAGGCTTGATGGGACAATGTCTTTAGCAGCGCGAGACAGGAATGTCAAAGATTTCAATAATGACCCTGAG GTTACTGTGATGCTCATGTCGTTAAAAGCTGGAAACCTTGGTTTGAATATGGTTGCTGCATGTCATGTTATCCTTTTGGACCTTTGGTGGAATCCAACTACTGAAGACCAGGCTATTGATCGAGCACATAGAATTGGACAGACTCGTCCTGTTACTGTAACTCGGATCACCATTAAAGATACAGTCGAAGATAGAATATTATCTCTTCAG gaggagaaaagaaaaatggtTGCTTCTGCTTTCGGTGAAGATCAAAGTGGGAGCTCCGCAACTCGATTAACCGTGGAAGATCTCAGATATCTATTTATGGGTGATTAG
- the LOC108476234 gene encoding helicase-like transcription factor CHR28 isoform X2: protein MDLQLNFKMLNPGICFLLWLRRIISSFTLMASTNPIDISSSDSELEIEDDEDKITSSLRPLPEWAVKHGTNSRGHARLSQTIPSPSQTQISNLNPSNVNNHAQIKIPRHEPNDNVKASTVVIALDDDPEYFTGNGNIGQPWTVNSRIANGFGTDFEKLTSQQALKRTLPPSLQLSGPSSKPYILIDNVSSNLIRDSHGSSNLLAGPRFSNCQGYIGEHYSRGDSNEIMMYGNTSRILPPTLMHGKSVNHTQIAGPDGHAYRAGVSEERFSVNDERMVYQAALEDLNQPKVEATFPDGLLSVPLLRHQKIALDWMLQRETKSVYCMGGILADDQGLGKTISMIALIQMQKYLESKSKSEDPENHKTVALNLDDDNDNDNYNDNNNDTDELEEVKLKGESDDSKSVPEVSTSARAVSKRRLSAGTLVVCPASILRQWARELEDKVPEESKLSVLIYHGGSRTKDPSEFAKYDVVLTTYSIITNEVPKQPIVDDDEIDEKIGERYGLSSEFSINKKRKRASHVGMKMKKGKKGIDSSTIDPSAGALAKPAWFRVILDEAQTIKNHRTQVARACCSLRAKRRWCLSGTPIQNAIDDLYSYFRFLKYEPYSVYTAFCHGIKGSIAKDYVKGYKKLQAILKVVMLRRTKATLIDGEPIIKLPPKSVLMSKVDFTAEERDFYTQLEADSRSQFKAYAAAGTVNQNYANILLMLLRLRQACDHPLLVQGFDSDSIRKSDSVGQVSVEMAKSLPREMLINLVNCLEASAICLVCKDPPDDPVVTMCCHVFCYQCVSEHLTGDDNTCPARGCKEQLGADIVFSRSTLRICIADGHNGSLVHPQFENSVILQDEYSSSKIKTVIEILKSKCLLKNSSLESQSAIGCSETSLSSEQTYTETDHSGIRVVKRTTVYSNSLADRPMKAIVFSQWTRMLDLVEHSLRTHSINYRRLDGTMSLAARDRNVKDFNNDPEVTVMLMSLKAGNLGLNMVAACHVILLDLWWNPTTEDQAIDRAHRIGQTRPVTVTRITIKDTVEDRILSLQEEKRKMVASAFGEDQSGSSATRLTVEDLRYLFMGD from the exons ATGGATTTGCAGCTTAACTTCAAGATGCTCAATCCTG GAATCTGCTTTCTCCTTTGGCTGAGGAGAATAATTAGCTCCTTTACTCTAATGGCTTCTACAAATCCGATAGACATCAGTTCCTCTGATAGTGAGTTGGAGATAGAAGATGATGAAGACAAAATTACCTCATCTTTAAGGCCTCTTCCTGAATGGGCAGTTAAACATGGTACAAATTCAAGGG GTCATGCTAGGCTGTCTCAAACGATTCCTTCTCCCAGTCAAACACAAATTTCTAATTTAAACCCTTCAAATGTAAATAACCATGCGCAGATAAAAATTCCGAGACATGAGCCCAATGACAATGTTAAAGCCTCAACTGTAGTTATTGCCCTAGATGATGATCCTGAATATTTTACTGGGAATGGGAATATTGGTCAGCCTTGGACTGTTAATTCTCGAATTGCTAATGGTTTTGGTACTGATTTTGAGAAACTGACATCTCAGCAAGCTTTAAAGAGGACTCTTCCTCCTTCTCTTCAATTATCTGGACCAAGTAGCAAACCCTATATTTTAATTGATAATGTGAGCAGCAATCTGATTCGTGATTCTCACGGAAGCTCTAACCTATTGGCTGGCCCTAGGTTTTCCAATTGCCAGGGATATATTGGAGAACATTACAGCAGGGGTGATAGTAATGAAATTATGATGTACGGAAACACTAGTAGGATCCTTCCTCCAACTTTGATGCATGGAAAGTCTGTTAATCATACACAGATTGCTGGTCCTGATGGCCATGCATATCGTGCTGGAGTAAGTGAAGAAAGATTTTCTGTAAATGATGAGAGAATGGTTTACCAAGCAGCACTGGAG GACCTCAACCAACCAAAAGTTGAAGCTACCTTTCCTGACGGTCTTTTGTCTGTTCCTCTTCTCAGACATCAG AAGATTGCATTAGATTGGATGCTTCAGAGAGAAACAAAAAGTGTGTATTGTATGGGTGGAATATTAGCTGATGACCAG GGCCTTGGTAAAACAATCTCGATGATTGCTCTTATACAAATGCAAAAGTATTTAGAGTCCAAGTCAAAATCAGAAGATCCAGAAAATCACAAAACTGTGGCACTGAATTTGGATGATGACAATGATAATGATAATTATaacgataataataatgataCTGATGAGTTGGAAGAAGTGAAGCTGAAGGGAGAATCTGATGATTCCAAGTCAGTTCCGGAAGTGAGTACTTCTGCCAGGGCAGTCAGCAAACGGAGGCTGTCGGCAGGGACATTGGTTGTGTGTCCAGCGAGTATTCTTCGACAGTGGGCCAGGGAGCTGGAAGATAAAGTTCCGGAGGAATCTAAACTTTCTGTCCTCATCTATCATGGGGGTAGCAGAACTAAGGATCCTTCTGAATTTGCCAAGTATGATGTGGTTCTCACTACATATTCAATTATAACCAATGAAGTTCCTAAACAACCTATTGTTGATGATGATGAGATTGATGAAAAAATTGGGGAGAGATATGGATTATCTTCTGAATTTTCAATTAACAAGAAGAGGAAGAGAGCATCTCATGTTGGTATGAAGATGAAAAAGGGTAAGAAAGGAATTGACAGCTCCACTATTGATCCTAGCGCTGGTGCGCTTGCTAAACCAGCTTGGTTTAGGGTGATACTGGATGAAGCCCAAACAATAAAAAATCATCGAACACAAGTTGCTAGAGCCTGCTGCTCTCTTCGAGCCAAGCGTAGGTGGTGCTTATCTGGAACACCTATACAAAATGCTATCGATGATTTATACAGCTATTTCAGGTTCCTGAAATATGAACCATATTCAGTATATACAGCATTTTGCCATGGGATAAAAGGTTCTATAGCTAAAGACTATGTAAAAGGTTACAAGAAGCTGCAAGCTATTCTGAAGGTAGTAATGCTGCGACGCACAAAAG CAACCTTGATTGATGGGGAGCCGATAATTAAGTTGCCGCCAAAGTCAGTTCTCATGTCTAAAGTGGACTTTACAGCTGAGGAGCGGGATTTCTATACCCAGCTGGAAGCCGATTCACGTTCTCAATTTAAG GCATATGCAGCTGCTGGCACGGTGAACCAAAATTATGCAAATATTCTTTTGATGCTTTTGCGCCTTCGTCAGGCTTGTGACCACCCACTCCTTGTCCAAGGATTTGACTCTGACTCCATTCGAAAGTCTGACTCTGTTGGACAAGTTTCTGTGGAAATGGCAAAGTCACTTCCTAGAGAAATGCTGATTAATCTAGTGAACTGCTTGGAAGCTTCGGCCATATGTCTTGTATGCAAA GATCCACCTGATGACCCCGTTGTTACCATGTGTTGTCATGTTTTCTGCTACCAGTGCGTGTCGGAACATCTGACTGGTGATGATAATACATGCCCTGCACGTGGATGTAAAGAACAACTTGGCGCTGATATAGTTTTCTCTAGAAGTACTCTTAGGATCTGTATTGCGGATGGTCATAATGGTAGTCTTGTGCATCCTCAGTTTGAAAATTCAGTGATTTTACAGGATGAGTACAGTTCATCAAAAATCAAGACTGTCATTGAAATTCTTAAGTCAAAATGTTTATTAAAGAATTCAAGTCTGGAATCGCAGAGTGCTATTGGATGCAGTGAAACTTCTTTGTCCTCTGAGCAGACATATACAGAAACTGACCATTCAGGCATTAGAGTTGTAAAGCGCACAACAGTTTATTCCAACTCACTAGCTGACCGACCGATGAAAGCAATTGTTTTCTCACAGTGGACTAGAATGTTAGACTTAGTGGAGCACTCACTACGTACTCATAGTATAAACTATAGGAGGCTTGATGGGACAATGTCTTTAGCAGCGCGAGACAGGAATGTCAAAGATTTCAATAATGACCCTGAG GTTACTGTGATGCTCATGTCGTTAAAAGCTGGAAACCTTGGTTTGAATATGGTTGCTGCATGTCATGTTATCCTTTTGGACCTTTGGTGGAATCCAACTACTGAAGACCAGGCTATTGATCGAGCACATAGAATTGGACAGACTCGTCCTGTTACTGTAACTCGGATCACCATTAAAGATACAGTCGAAGATAGAATATTATCTCTTCAG gaggagaaaagaaaaatggtTGCTTCTGCTTTCGGTGAAGATCAAAGTGGGAGCTCCGCAACTCGATTAACCGTGGAAGATCTCAGATATCTATTTATGGGTGATTAG